In Phocoena phocoena chromosome 11, mPhoPho1.1, whole genome shotgun sequence, one DNA window encodes the following:
- the KRT7 gene encoding keratin, type II cytoskeletal 7: MSIHFSSQVFSSRSSAFPGRGTQVRLNSVRPGGFGGSSSSLYGLGASRPRVAARSSYGGPVGAGIREVTINQSLLTPLQVNIDPSIQQVRQEEREQIKTLNNKFVSFIDKVRLLEQQNKVLETKWALLQEQKSTKSSCLLGILEAQTAGLRKQLEALQLDGGRLEVELRNTQDVVEDFKNKYEDEINRHAAAENEFVALKKDVDVAYMNKVELEAKVDTLNDEINFLRTLYEEELKELQSKVSDTSVVLSMDNSRSLNLDGIIAEVKAQYEEIANRSRAEAEACYQTKFDTLQAQAGKHGDDLRHTRNEIAELNRAVQRLQAEIDSNKNQRAKLEAAIAEAEERGELAVKDSRAKLVDLEEALQKAKQDMARQLREYQELMSTKLALDIEIATYRKLLEGEESRMTGAGVGAVNISVVGSMGGAGSRLTFGGTMGSDALRFSSGGGPGAPKAYSIRTTSAPGRRTRN, from the exons ATGTCCATCCACTTCAGCTCCCAGGTCTTCAGCTCGCGCTCCTCCGCCTTCCCAGGGCGCGGCACCCAGGTGCGCCTGAACTCGGTGCGCCCCGGCGGCttcggcggcagcagcagcagcctctaCGGCCTTGGCGCCTCGCGGCCGCGCGTGGCCGCGCGCTCATCCTACGGGGGCCCAGTGGGCGCCGGCATCCGCGAGGTCACCATCAACCAGAGCCTGCTGACCCCGCTGCAGGTGAACATCGACCCCTCCATCCAGCAGGTGCGCCAGGAGGAGCGCGAGCAGATCAAGACTCTGAACAACAAGTTCGTCTCCTTCATCGACAAG GTGCGGCTTCTGGAGCAGCAGAACAAAGTGCTGGAGACCAAGTGGGCCCTGCTGCAGGAGCAGAAGTCGACCAAGAGCAGCTGCCTCCTGGGCATCCTTGAGGCCCAGACTGCTGGCCTGCGGAAGCAGCTTGAGGCCCTGCAACTGGACGGGGGCCGCCTGGAGGTGGAGCTTCGGAACACGCAGGACGTCGTGGAAGACTTCAAGAACAA GTATGAAGACGAAATTAACCGTCACGCGGCTGCTGAGAATGAGTTTGTAGCGCTGAAGAAG gaCGTGGATGTTGCCTACATGAACAAGGTGGAGTTGGAGGCTAAGGTGGACACCCTGAATGATGAGATCAACTTCCTCAGGACCCTCTATGAGGAG GAGTTGAAAGAGCTGCAGTCCAAGGTCTCAGACACGTCTGTGGTCCTGTCCATGGACAACAGCCGCTCCCTGAACCTGGACGGCATCATCGCCGAGGTCAAGGCCCAGTATGAGGAGATCGCCAACCGCAGCCGGGCTGAGGCCGAGGCCTGCTACCAGACCAAG TTTGACACCCTCCAGGCCCAGGCTGGGAAGCACGGGGACGACCTCCGGCATACCCGGAATGAGATCGCGGAGCTGAACCGGGCCGTCCAGAGGCTGCAGGCTGAGATCGACAGCAACAAGAACCAG CGTGCCAAGTTGGAGGCTGCCATTGCCGAGGCCGAGGAGCGTGGGGAGCTGGCTGTCAAGGATTCACGGGCCAAGCTGGTGGACCTGGAGGAGGCCCTGCAGAAGGCCAAGCAGGACATGGCCCGGCAGCTCCGGGAGTACCAGGAGCTCATGAGCACCAAACTGGCCCTGGACATCGAGATCGCCACCTACCGCAAGCTGCTGGAGGGCGAGGAGAGCAG GATGACCGGAGCTGGAGTGGGAGCCGTGAACATCT cTGTGGTCGGTTCCATGGGCGGTGCTGGCAGCCGGCTGACCTTCGGGGGAACCATGGGCAGCGATGCCCTGAGATTCTCCAGTGGTGGAGGGCCTGGGGCCCCCAAAGCCTATTCCATTAGGACCACATCTGCCCCCGGCAGGCGAACCCGCAACTGA
- the LOC136131384 gene encoding thiol S-methyltransferase TMT1A-like encodes MSPLVLTHPLFLSVCILAFPMYLLDFLGLRNRICKKSLPYFLARFTVMYNEQVASKKQELLSNLQEFGGPSGKLSLLELGCGTGPKFKFYPPGCRVTCIDPNPNFEKFLIKSIAENRHLQFEHFLVAAGEDLHQVADDSMDVVVCTLVLCSVKNQERILQEVCRVRRPVNALNFMEHTAAKHSSWNFSGQQFLSLARHFLFETCQERARGVPAAVGRTLLVQ; translated from the exons ATGAGCCCGCTGG TCCTCACccaccctctctttctttccgTCTGCATCCTGGCATTTCCCATGTACCTGCTGGACTTCCTGGGCTTGCGGAACCGGATATGCAAAAAATCGCTCCCCTACTTCTTGGCAAGGTTTACTGTGATGTACAACGAACAGGTGGCGAGCAAGAAGCAGGAGCTCCTCAGCAATCTACAGGAGTTCGGAGGCCCCTCCGGGAAGCTCTCCCTGCTGGAGCTGGGCTGTGGCACAGGGCCCAAATTCAAGTTCTACCCGCCTGGATGCCGGGTGACCTGTATTGATCCCAACCCCAACTTTGAGAAGTTCTTGATCAAGAGCATTGCTGAGAACCGACACCTGCAGTTTGAGCACTTCCTGGTGGCTGCCGGGGAGGACCTGCACCAGGTGGCCGACGACTCCATGGATGTGGTGGTCTGCACGCTGGTCCTGTGCTCCGTGAAGAACCAGGAGCGGATCCTCCAGGAAGTGTGCAGAGTGCGGAGGCCGGTGA ATGCCCTCAACTTCATGGAACATACAGCAGCCAAACATTCTAGCTGGAATTTCTCCGGTCAGCAATTCCTCAGCCTAGCTAGACACTTCTTATTTGAAACCTGTCAAGAAAGAGCcaggggcgtccctg CAGCAGTGGGCAGGACCCTGCTGGTGCAGTAG